The nucleotide sequence CCGTCGTCGGTGAAGAAGTGGACCTTGAGGTCCCTCACCTCCAAAAGCCGCTTCTCGTCCATGGGCACTCCTTCGGGCACCACCCCAAAAACACCTCACCCGTTATACGCCATACCCGGTCAAAAGAGAAGGGCCTAAGCCTTTCGCCTGGGGTCCAGGGCGTCGCGCAGGCCATCCCCGAGGAAGTTCCACGAGAGCACCGCAAGAAAGATGAAAAACCCCGGCCAAAGGACCCAGGGCCGGTCGGTGAAGGAGGCGAACCCCCCCTGCTGGGCCGCCTGCAGGAGGAGCCCCCAGCTGGTGTAGGGCTCGGTAACCCCGAGGCCCAGGAAGGAAAGGCCGCTCTCCCCCAGGATGAAGCCGGGGATGGTGAGGGAGAGGCTCACGATCACGTAACTGGCGGTGGCGGGAAGCACGTGCCGGGCGATGATGCGCCCGTCCGAGGCCCCGAGGGCCCTGGCCGCCTGCACGTAGTCCATCTCCCGCACGGAAAGCACAATCCCCCGCACCACCCGGGCGAGCCCTCCCCAGCCGATGAAGCCCAGAAGCCCCACCACCAGGTAGAAGGTGAGGAGGGGGTCCATGTTGGCGGGGAAGACCGCCCGCAAGGAGATGAGGAGGAAGAGGGAGGGGATGGCGGCGATGATCTCCACCGTGCGCATGATGAGGTCGTCGGGGTCCAGGCGGATGGGCTCCCGGAAGAGCCTATAGAGGATGGCCCCCGCCGCCAGGGCCCCCAGGAGGACCACCAGGGCGTCTATCCCCAAGGAGAAGGGGTCCTTGCCCGGGCTTAAGCGGGCGAAGGAGAAGGCGAGGAAGAGGGCCAGGGCGGCCACCCCGAGCCAGAGGAGGAGGCTCAAGGGGCCTAGGACCAGGCCCAGGCCCCGCCACCGGGAAGGGGGCAGGGAGAGGCGAAAGGGGCGGCCCGAGAAGTAGCCCGCGATCCCGCCCAGAAGAAGCCCCAGGGCGAAGGAGACCAGGGCGGAAAGGATGCCGATGGTGAGGGACACCTGGCCCCCGTAGACCACCCGGCTGAAGAGGTCCCGGCCAAAGTTATCCGTGCCCATGAGGAAGATGCGCCCGGGCGGGTCCACGCCGAAGAGGCGGAGGTCCGAACGGAAGACCTTGAAGAGGGTGTAGGGGTGTTCGGGGGTCCGCACGAAAAAGCGGACGTAGAACTTCCCCTGGCTGGGGTCCTCCTCGTACTTGGGCTGGAGGGAGACGGGGTCTATGGTGCGCTTGGTGGCGTAGACGAAGGGGCGGGTAAGCCTTCCCGTCTCCGGGTCCACGAAGTGGATGGGGGTGGGCGGGTGGTTGCCCTTGGGCGGGTAGAGCTCGTAGAAGTTGGGGTCGTAGGGGCTAAAGAAGCCGGCGAAAGCGGCCATCAGGTAGAGCACCATTAGGATGCGCCCGCCCCAGACCGCCAGGCGGTGCTTGCGGAACTGGCGCAGGACCAGGCGGGTCCGGGTGGGGGAAGCCGAAGCGGGCACCACGTTCCACCCCCTACTCGTAGCGGATCCTGGGGTCCACCCAGGCAAGGAGCAGGTCGGAGATCAGGTTGCCGATCATGAGCAGGACCAGGCTCACGGTAAGGAAGCCGGCGATCACATAAAGGTCCTGGTTGGCGATGGCGTCCAGGAAGAAGGGCGTGATCCCCGGCCAGGCCATGACCACCTCCACAAAGCCCGCCCCGGAGATGAGCCCGGGAAGAAGCCCGCCCAGGGTGGCCACGAAGGGGATCACGGCGTTGCGGAAGGCGTGCTTGTAGAGGACCACCCGCTCGGCCAGGCCCTTAGCCCGGGCGGTTCGGATATAGTCCTGTCCCAAGACCTCCAGCATCTGCCCCCGCATGAGGCGGGAAAGCCCGGCGATGTCGTTGGCCGTGGCTACCAAAACCGGCACCACCGCGTGCCAGGCGATGTCCAGAAGCTGCCTAAAGGGGGGCAGCTGCTCAAAGCCGCTGCTGGTCATGCCGGAAACCGGGAAGAGGAGGGTGCCCGTTCGGAACTTGATCTGGAGGAGGACGTAGATGGCGATGAGGGCGAGGAAAAAGCTCGGCACCGAAAGCCCGATGTAGGCCAGGAAGGAGAGGAGGCGGTCGCCCAAGGAGTACTGGCGCACCGCCCCGTAGACGCCGATGGGGATGGCCACCAGGTAGAGGAGGATCGTGGAGGGGATGACGATCACCATGGAGTTCACCACGCGGGGCCAGATGACCTCGAGCACCGGCGCCTGAAAGGCGAAGGAGTAGCCCAGGTTGAGGTGGAGGAGGTTGTTCATCCAGAGGAGGTACTGCTCGTAGATGGGCCGGTCCAGGCCGAACTGGGCGCGGAGGCGGGCGATGGTCTCCGGCGTGATCTTGGGGTCCAGCTCCAGCTGGGTCAGGTAGTCCCCGGGGGCCAGCTGGATGATGAGGAAGGCGAGGAAGGTGGCTCCGAAGAAGGTGGGGACGAGGTAGAGGATGCGGCGGAGGATGTAGGCGGTCATGGCGCTCCTCAAAGGGCCCCCGGGGCCCTAAGCCCCGGGAGCCCTTTGGTCAGGGTCACTTCTTGATGAAGGTAAGCTCCAACTCCCTCGCGCCCCAGATGCTGGAGATGATGGCGTCCGGGTGCTCGCCGCCCAGGCGGTTGTTCCAGGCGGGGTGGTAGTTGGGCCCGGCGATGTAGATGACGGGGAGGAGGCTTGCCTCAATCTCCTGCATCCGGTAGCCGATCTCCACCC is from Thermus islandicus DSM 21543 and encodes:
- a CDS encoding ABC transporter permease — encoded protein: MPASASPTRTRLVLRQFRKHRLAVWGGRILMVLYLMAAFAGFFSPYDPNFYELYPPKGNHPPTPIHFVDPETGRLTRPFVYATKRTIDPVSLQPKYEEDPSQGKFYVRFFVRTPEHPYTLFKVFRSDLRLFGVDPPGRIFLMGTDNFGRDLFSRVVYGGQVSLTIGILSALVSFALGLLLGGIAGYFSGRPFRLSLPPSRWRGLGLVLGPLSLLLWLGVAALALFLAFSFARLSPGKDPFSLGIDALVVLLGALAAGAILYRLFREPIRLDPDDLIMRTVEIIAAIPSLFLLISLRAVFPANMDPLLTFYLVVGLLGFIGWGGLARVVRGIVLSVREMDYVQAARALGASDGRIIARHVLPATASYVIVSLSLTIPGFILGESGLSFLGLGVTEPYTSWGLLLQAAQQGGFASFTDRPWVLWPGFFIFLAVLSWNFLGDGLRDALDPRRKA
- a CDS encoding ABC transporter permease yields the protein MTAYILRRILYLVPTFFGATFLAFLIIQLAPGDYLTQLELDPKITPETIARLRAQFGLDRPIYEQYLLWMNNLLHLNLGYSFAFQAPVLEVIWPRVVNSMVIVIPSTILLYLVAIPIGVYGAVRQYSLGDRLLSFLAYIGLSVPSFFLALIAIYVLLQIKFRTGTLLFPVSGMTSSGFEQLPPFRQLLDIAWHAVVPVLVATANDIAGLSRLMRGQMLEVLGQDYIRTARAKGLAERVVLYKHAFRNAVIPFVATLGGLLPGLISGAGFVEVVMAWPGITPFFLDAIANQDLYVIAGFLTVSLVLLMIGNLISDLLLAWVDPRIRYE